The window GGGCCGCGCATCTGACCATCATCGCTTCGGTGGTCGTCATGGGCAGCGTCGCCCTGGCTAATGAGGATACCGCACTCGTGCCGTCCGGCGTGCGGCCTGCGATCAAAGGAGTCGTGATCGATTCCGCTGGTCGCGGGATCGCCGAGGCACGCGTTGACATTGCCACGGCAACACCACGCGTCGGTCGCGGCATGTTTTGCCCAAGCTGCTATCGCGATTGCGCCAAATGGACCGAGACTGATCAAGATGGCAAGTTCGAGATTACCGATCTCGATCCCACGCTAAGATTTCAGGTTCTTTTCACCGCCGTTGGCAAAGCGGCTCACGTCACCAATCATATCGATCCGCTGCTCGGCTCTCTAACGATCAAACTCAATGACGCCCCCACTAACCTGCCACCCGAGCACACAGTTCGTGGGCTGCTTGTCAACGAGCAGGGAGTTCCAATTCGCGGTGCACTTGTCGATCCCGAAGGCGCAAAGACCGCTGACAGGCGCTGGTGGGGAAGGGTCGACGGGGTGGTGGCCACCGTTAGCGATCGTGACGGACGCTTTGTGATGGCGCTCCCGGCAAGTTTTCAAGGAGTCGATCTTGAGGTCGCGGCCGACGGCTACGCAGGCGTGGCGGTCGCACTTGTCGCGCCCGGAGAGCAGGAACATCGCATTGTAGTTCCTGCTGGCGCGCGCGTTGTCGGCGTCTTGGAATACGAAGGGAAACCTGTTGCAGCGTCGCGGATTGCCGTCGTGCAGGTCAACCGCAATGCCGGCAAGCATTTCATAAAGGCCGTCGAAGCAATAACCGATGAGCGAGGACGATTCGAGTTCGACCATCTGCCCGCCGCGCAGCCCTATGTGATCTTCACGCCGGTGATGGGGAATCCGACTGACCTTGTACTTGGCACTAAGAAGTTCATGGTTCCGGCTGATGGCCAGATGCGCGATCTGGGCACGCTGACCGCCATACCTGGCCTGCGGCTGGCCGGCCGCATCGATGCGCCAGAGGGTTTATCCCTGCCTCCGCATGCGAAACTCAGCCTCCATCGTGATCCAGCCTGGGATTTGATATCGCTCGACGTAGGTCCCGATGGCCGATTCGAGACGAACGGCCTGGCGCCTGAAACGTACATCGTGCGATTGCCGTTCAAGGAGTTCGTGCTCGACACCGAGCGGCTCACTTACCAAATGACTAATGGCAACCAGGAGTTTGGAATCCGGATCACCGCGCCGATTGATGAACTTCTGATTCCGCTGCAACCGACACCGGCCAAATAGAGAGGGCTAGCCGCCCAAGGATCTCTTAGCAAAACTCGATTGAGGTGGTTATGTGCGTTGCGTCTTCCACGCCTAGAGGAATCACGCGTAGCGAGATCGCCGGCCAGGCGCATAGTTGGGCCTACCTGGCCACCGTGGCGTTTAGCTGTCTTGTCGGAATCGCGTACGCAGAACCAACAACGCAGCAGTCCGACGATGCATCGCCACTTGCTCCGCCTGTCGAACGTTCCTCCGAGCCGGTGGCCGCCGACGCACCTACAATCAGCGTTGCGGGAACAGTGCTCGATACGGATGGCAAGCCTGTGGCGTTGGCTATTGTGGCGCTTCGAGCGAAGATTGGCGGACAGTTGTACAACATAGGCGTTCCCCACAATCGCGACGTCATTGCGCGGACGCGTAGCGACGTGGCCGGCCGTTTTCGCTTCGATAGCGTGCCGATACCACCACGGCTGGCGGCCGAGGTTTTCAATCCCATCTCCCCAAGTGGCAAACGTGTCGAATTGATCGCCTGGGCCAACGGCCGCGCATTCACTTGGAGCGACGTTTCGCTTGATCATCCACTCGATGGAGTGCGTCTCGTGCTTGCGCCCGAGGCAAAGGTCACAGGAACGGTTCGCGATCAAGCCGGTAGCGGCGTCGCTGGGGTGAGGATTCGAGCCACAAATGCCACGCGTGCCAAACGCCAGTACGACGCATTCTTCAGGCAACCTGGCGACATCTGCCTGACGGGCTCGGAAATATCCTTTGACGTCGAAACCGACCTTCACGGTCACTTCGAGTTGTCAAATCTTCCGTCGGATTACCGGCTGGCCATCACAATCGCGGACGGTGGATTTGCGAAGGACTTTTTCTTCCTCGATACCTCGGCAGATGGGCACGTCGACGAGCTGCGATCCTCGAACGGACGGCAACAGATGACGCGCGTGATGCGCTCGCCCGTTGACATCACGGTCGATGCACGAAAGCCTGTCACAGTGCGCGTGACAAGCGGAGGCGTCCCCGTGCGCGGCGGCGGATTGCAGACGGTCCTATCCGACCGGAAGGTTAGTGGCCGCAATAACGTCGACGGGCAGGGCGTCGCCCGGACTTGGCTTTCTCCTCCCGCGGAGTGCATTTTCATGTACGTGGCCGATCCCTTTGACCCTGGCTTGAATGCAATAGTCACTAGGCAAATCGAGCCGGCCGACACCGCGATCGAAATCGCGCTGCCCGCGCCCCGCTGGCTGCCGGGACGCGTCGTCGATGCCGACACTGGTGCGGGCATTGCTGGGGCGTACGTCGCTTACCGAGTGGACGAGAGCGATCAGGTTCGAGGCTCGCAGGCGGTGACCGTCGACGACGGGACTTTTCGCTTACCGGTCCTGCCGGGGATGGGGAAGCTGATGTTTGCCCACGAAGTTTATGGTTACCTGGTCCCAACGGCGCGAATCGTCGCGAACGGCCGCCTGGAGGTGGCGACCATTGACATACCAGAGTCAGGGCCCATCGAGCCGGTGACGTTGAGCCTGACACGCGGATTGGTCGTGCGCGGTGTCGTGCGTGATGCGTCGGGCAATCCCGTTCCAGATGCGGCCGTGCGCGGGCGCAACGTTGGACGACCTTTTTTGGCAGCCGAGTCGACGTCCGATGCCGCAGGCCGATTTGTGCTGTCGGGATTGTCGCCGCTCGCCAAATCGATCATTACCGCCGGCACGGCACAGGGGGGAGCGAGAGCCATCATTGATGCTGATCTGAAGCACCCTGAAGACGAATCTCGCTTTGTTGACATCTCGCTTGACGTCGGCAAGCTGCCCGTAATCACCGGCCGCATCCTGCGCGACAGTCAACCACAGTCAGGCGTTCTCATTCGCCTCAGTGGCAGCCTACCGGGCCAGCAGAATATGCGAAGCCTGTACATGGAGACGCAGACCGACTCCGAAGGCCGGTATGTCGTGGGCGGCCTTGAACCGGGGGATCAGTACTCGATCGAAATCGACGCCGGCGACGGCTCGACAGCGCCAGGCTTTGTGCATCAGATGCCATACGTGCAGACCGTCGCAGCCGGCAAGAATGTACTTGAGCTACCCGACGCGAATCTTGTTACTAACGGCCAGTCGCTGCGCGGGCGCGTCCTCGATCCGCAAGGCAACCCGGTGCCCGGGATAACGGTGTCAGCTAGGCTTGCCGATTCGAAGCGGTCATTATCGCGCGTCGGTAATGCGCCACCGCCATGGGTTACAACGAACGAACGCGGCGAGTTCGAGTTGAGCCCTCTTCCGGATTTGGCAATCGAGCTGATGGCTTGTCGCGCAAACCCCAAAGGTGGCATCATTCGATTTCCTAGCATGTATTGCCCAACTCGCAATCAGGAAGATATTCGCATTCGGTTCGACCCGACTTTGGATCAAGATGTCGAGGACCTGGACAAACCGGCGATTAAGGCGCACCAGTAAAAGGCGACGTCGGGGTTTTTGGGGATGCTGGCAAAGGTTAGACGAGGAGCGCGTCCGTGTCCTAGTCCATGTTCGCAGGAGTCCAGCACGGGAGAGTTCATCCTCACAGTCGTCAGATCTGCCGGCCTATGTGGCACGGTGCGACGTTTTGCTTGCAATCCGGTTTTCCCGAAGTAATCTCACGGCTACCGCTATTGCTGGAAACGGCGAGTGGATTGGCCGCCGGGGAAACTACCGCCCCTGGCGGTTTTTTGTTGCGATGTCTCGCAAACCGGCCATCAGGATTCCCCAGGAATTGCGGCGAGGGGGTGGTATGACCGAGATGTTGTCCGCGTCCTCGCAATCCTCATGATTTTTTCTTGCCTTTCCGCACGTGCAGTTCTATGCTCGCAACGGGGGGGGGTGGCTCTACTCGGCTCGTTATTGGAGCCTCAACAAACGAGGGCAGTGTCATGCGCGCTACTCACACCGGTTTCTCCGTGACGCTCGTTGGCCTCATTGTTGTTACATCGCTTATTGCATTACATGAAGCGTCATTACCGTGTGCTTTTGGTGACGTTCCCGTGCTGCAGCAGCTGCCGCTGCAGAATGATCCTCCGGCGGGTGCACCATTTTCGGGGCACGACCAGTTCAGTACCGTAGTTCCAGCTGTTGGAGCGACGGGAGCAGAGGTACTGGATAATTTTGAGGTCTCAGTGTCGAGAAAGTTGACCTCGATCACATGGTGGGGAGCACCGCTGCAACCACAGGCGGCGGAGCCACATGAATTCTTTGTGCAGGTCTACGACAATGTGCCGGCGAACGGCAACGTTCCCAGTCACCCGGGCAATACTGTCGCCTTCGCTTCCATAGCGGCGCCAGGATTTGGCGATCCCGGAGAGCCGCTCTACACTTCGACCCAAGTTAGCGATCCCGGCAGCCCAGCGGGCCTACTCATGGAATATAGCGGGGCGCTGTCGCCCTCCTTCCAATTTCAGGCAAACACACCCTACTGGTTAACCATTTACACATCTCCTGATTTTACGCAGCCGGGCCTGACATGGGGCTGGCATACACGCGATTACACCATTCCTGATCCACTGTCGCCGGTCGACAGTCTTGTCGGCATGGTCGGCGGTCTGCCAGTGAACCAGTCCGGTTCCGGCGCAGTTTCGCAGGGATACATTGGTAACTCCAACGGTTTTCCCGTGCTCCAAGGTTCTCCTACGCCGTTAAGCTATTCGGCAGGCACTGATGGTCCCGCAGGCATCGATGCCTTCGGCATGAACATGGCCTTTGCGCTTTACAACGCGCCTGAGCCCTCATCCCTCATCCTCGGCGCGCTCGGCGCCATCGCCTTGCTGGCCTATCGCCGTCGCCGCTGAGTACAATCGCGGCATGAGCGAAGAGCAGCCCGGCCGCCGACGTTGTTTCCAATTTGGTATACGAGGCTTGCTCGTCGGAATCACTGCATTCTGCGCATTCCTGGGATGACTGGTGTGGGAGCGAGCATACGTCACCCAGCGAAAGGAAGCGATTAAGCAGTTAAGCGACGAAGGTGGCTCAGTCTGGTTGAGCATCGGCTGGAGCGTTTATATAAACGGTGAGGAAATGCCTTCCCACATTCCGATTTTGCGACAGTGGCTTGGAGACGAAGCTATTGCGGTCATAGTACTGGCGTCCGGGGCCAGCGATCAGAATGTCGCAAGTGCGTCTGGCTTATTTCCAGAAGCCCAATACTGCAACCTGCCTAATCGCGATCATCGCAAGCTCGAACTTTTTCGCAATTTTGCTTCCACCGCGCTAGCAGGAGCGCCGGCAACATCAACACACTAACCGGCCGCTACCCGTCCGTACCCGCCTGCATGCACTGATCTCCCAATACCATGCCCGAAGTACCGTCCATCCGCCGCCGTTGGTATCAGTTCGGGCTGGGGACGATGTTCGTGCTGGTGACGTTGTTCGCCGTTTGGCTGGGTTGGCAGATAAATGTCGTCCGCGAACGGCAAGCAGTCAGGGTTTTCATTGAAGAGCAGGGCGGTATTGCGAGGTCACTCCAGGACTGGCGACCAATGCGATATCCGCCTGGATATGTAGGGCCACGGCAGGGCGCGATTCCGCCCAAGATTAGTCTTCCGTTTTGGCGGCATTGGATGGGCGACGAACCGGTCGCAGAAATCCTGTGGCCTGCGGGCTCCCCAGAATCGAAGATGGAATACGCAGCGGCGGTGTTTCCAGAGGCCGCGCGCATTCTATTTATGCCTCCGGGCATAGTCCCAGCCACATATACACCGAACAAATAGCCCACCTACCATCTACCCATTACCGTCTAGCAACACACCGCTAGGGCACTCCCCGCTAGTAGCCTTCTTGGACTTGCTATTGCGCAAACCGCTAAAGTGAACGATCCGCCCAACGGAGCCGCCAAGGTCGCAAGGCTTGCGGCTCACGAAGCCTTAGCAAGTCGAGTCGTTGAAGTGGGGCGACTCCGGCGATGGCCGGCGGTCTGGCCGATAAGGCTTGGACGATCAGGGAATTGATCGCGCAGGCAGCAGAATTCATTGAGACGGCCGCGATTGGACAATGCCCACGACTGTTGCCGGCGCATAGCCGGCGCGAATGAACGACCGTTCATAAAAACAGGTGTATCCATAGGCGGTGTGCGCGATGAGATCCGTGTCGCCATCGCCGTTGTAGTCTGCCACGACAATCGGCGCTCCGGCCCCGTAGGGTGCCTGCGGGAGTGGAATAAACTCGGGCACGCCAAAGGGAATAGCGCCTTCGGCAGCGCCTCGGTTGGTGAAAACGTAGACGTGCGCGGGATCGGATCCGGCCACGATGTCCAGCCGGCCATCACCATCCCAATCGGCCGCATAGGGCACGCCTCGTGTCGGGAGCCGGCCCAGCTCGTGCGGCGGATCAAAGACGGGATGTGGATCGGAATCCGCCTGCCGAAACAAGCGGACGCTGCCAAACGTGTCGACAACGACCAGGTCAGGCCGACCATCGGTGTCGAAATCGCCGACGGTGTAGGTTGCGCGCGCGCCCTGCAATTCGTCGAACCCTTTGCGTCCTTGACCCACTTGGACCGACTTTCCGTCGGTTTGCGAAAGCCGCAGCCCCGGCGTGTCGAATTCCGGCGCACGCGCCGTACCTTGGTTTCGATGCCACCAAATCATGCCGTTGATGTCGGCGTCGAGCAGATCGATGCGCCCATCGGCATCCAAATCGAACAGGCGCTGAAACTGCCAGTCATCGCCCATACCGGAAAGATGCGAAATCTTTTGCCCCGGCTTGAGCAACGAAATCGGCGACTCGAAAACCCCGGGGCTCCCGCGGCCGGAATTCAGGTATACATTCGGTCCATTCGAGCCGTCGAGCAGTCCGTCGCCGTTCCAGTCGAGCATTTGCACCAGGGGCAACAGCGCGCTAGTCCATCGACCCGACAGCGGGTCCGCGTGGGCCTCGAATCGAGGATCCGCCTTGGTGCCAATGTTGCGATACAAATAGATTTGCTCGCCTGCGCCGACCACAAGGTCCAACAGCCCGTCTTCATTGAAATCTATGATTCGGGGACTGGCCAAGGCCGCCACGGGGAACGTGCCGCGACGCGGCAGAGGAATCTTGTGGAGGCGCGGCGCTTGTGGCGTGCCATCATTACGGAAGTAATGCAGGAAATCCTCGCTTGAGGCGAAATCGCCGCTGCCGGGGGTCATCGGCATGCAACCAGTAATCAGGTCCAAATCTCCATCAGCGTCGAGATCGGCCACGGCC of the Pirellulales bacterium genome contains:
- a CDS encoding carboxypeptidase-like regulatory domain-containing protein, with amino-acid sequence MHLRTRAERRAAHLTIIASVVVMGSVALANEDTALVPSGVRPAIKGVVIDSAGRGIAEARVDIATATPRVGRGMFCPSCYRDCAKWTETDQDGKFEITDLDPTLRFQVLFTAVGKAAHVTNHIDPLLGSLTIKLNDAPTNLPPEHTVRGLLVNEQGVPIRGALVDPEGAKTADRRWWGRVDGVVATVSDRDGRFVMALPASFQGVDLEVAADGYAGVAVALVAPGEQEHRIVVPAGARVVGVLEYEGKPVAASRIAVVQVNRNAGKHFIKAVEAITDERGRFEFDHLPAAQPYVIFTPVMGNPTDLVLGTKKFMVPADGQMRDLGTLTAIPGLRLAGRIDAPEGLSLPPHAKLSLHRDPAWDLISLDVGPDGRFETNGLAPETYIVRLPFKEFVLDTERLTYQMTNGNQEFGIRITAPIDELLIPLQPTPAK
- a CDS encoding PEP-CTERM sorting domain-containing protein is translated as MRATHTGFSVTLVGLIVVTSLIALHEASLPCAFGDVPVLQQLPLQNDPPAGAPFSGHDQFSTVVPAVGATGAEVLDNFEVSVSRKLTSITWWGAPLQPQAAEPHEFFVQVYDNVPANGNVPSHPGNTVAFASIAAPGFGDPGEPLYTSTQVSDPGSPAGLLMEYSGALSPSFQFQANTPYWLTIYTSPDFTQPGLTWGWHTRDYTIPDPLSPVDSLVGMVGGLPVNQSGSGAVSQGYIGNSNGFPVLQGSPTPLSYSAGTDGPAGIDAFGMNMAFALYNAPEPSSLILGALGAIALLAYRRRR
- a CDS encoding carboxypeptidase-like regulatory domain-containing protein; translated protein: MCVASSTPRGITRSEIAGQAHSWAYLATVAFSCLVGIAYAEPTTQQSDDASPLAPPVERSSEPVAADAPTISVAGTVLDTDGKPVALAIVALRAKIGGQLYNIGVPHNRDVIARTRSDVAGRFRFDSVPIPPRLAAEVFNPISPSGKRVELIAWANGRAFTWSDVSLDHPLDGVRLVLAPEAKVTGTVRDQAGSGVAGVRIRATNATRAKRQYDAFFRQPGDICLTGSEISFDVETDLHGHFELSNLPSDYRLAITIADGGFAKDFFFLDTSADGHVDELRSSNGRQQMTRVMRSPVDITVDARKPVTVRVTSGGVPVRGGGLQTVLSDRKVSGRNNVDGQGVARTWLSPPAECIFMYVADPFDPGLNAIVTRQIEPADTAIEIALPAPRWLPGRVVDADTGAGIAGAYVAYRVDESDQVRGSQAVTVDDGTFRLPVLPGMGKLMFAHEVYGYLVPTARIVANGRLEVATIDIPESGPIEPVTLSLTRGLVVRGVVRDASGNPVPDAAVRGRNVGRPFLAAESTSDAAGRFVLSGLSPLAKSIITAGTAQGGARAIIDADLKHPEDESRFVDISLDVGKLPVITGRILRDSQPQSGVLIRLSGSLPGQQNMRSLYMETQTDSEGRYVVGGLEPGDQYSIEIDAGDGSTAPGFVHQMPYVQTVAAGKNVLELPDANLVTNGQSLRGRVLDPQGNPVPGITVSARLADSKRSLSRVGNAPPPWVTTNERGEFELSPLPDLAIELMACRANPKGGIIRFPSMYCPTRNQEDIRIRFDPTLDQDVEDLDKPAIKAHQ